TCGGCGCGAGCGTCGGCGTCCGTCCTCGATGGCTGCGGCTCCGAATCCGCCGATTGGTCGACCGCAACGGTGGCGTCGTCCGCATCTGGCGTCTCGAACGCGTAGGTGTAGTGAAACCGCTCCCCGGCCACGAAGAACAGCTCTCGCGATGGATCCTCGATGACGCGTTCGTTGCTATCGATCGCGATATCGACGAGATCCTCGAGGGACTCCACGTCGATCCGCGTCCCCTCTAGTGCGTGTCCGGGAACGCGAGCGCGGCTGATCCAATCTCCGAACTCCGAGCGCTCCCGGTGGCGCTCGAGTGCGGTCAACTCCTCGGCCGTCGGCGACAGCTTCTCTCGTCGTTTCAGTGTCCACAGTCCAGCTGCGCCGAGTATCGAACCCAAAAGCACGACGAACGGTCCGTACGCTCGAAGCGGTCCGTACGAACCCTCCGTCTCGACTTCTGTGGTCGTCACGTGTGGGCTCCGTCCGGTTCCGCTCGGTACGACGGCGTACGTCGAGCCGCTCGGTTCGACGCCGAGTTGGGTACGGTGCGTTTCGGCTACCGTGCGACCGTCGACCGACCCCTCGACTCGAGCCGTGTAGACGATCGCGATCTCCGCACGTCCAGTGTTCGAGCCGATCTCCGATCGGATCCGATCGAGTTCGGTAGCGGCTTCGCTCACGTTGATCGACGCTGATATGGTCGCCGTCTCCCCCGGCTCGAGCGCCTCGTACCGACGCTCGTTCAGCGGCGTCGTGTGTTGCCAGTACGTTTGATTCCCCTCGCCGACCGCCCGATAGCGGAGCATCGCGTCGAGTTCGACATCGAGCCGCTCGCTCTCGTTTGCCTGAAAGGCGTACGCGTGTGTTCCGGTGAACTCTGGTGACAGCTGCGTGAAGTACACCTCCCGATCGGATAGCGTTTCTCCCCGATCGAACACCGGGTTCGACCGCTGAACCGTCGCTTGGTGGGTGAGAGATGTCGATTCCTCCCACGATGAAACGGTTCGCTGTTCGGTTTCCACCGGCGGGTTCGCGTGCGTGTAGTAGCCGATGCCTCCGGAGACGACGCCGACCAGCACGAGAACCACCACGATGCCCGACGCTCGATCGGTAATGAATTGCTTGGCTCTGATCCGCCGCATACGCCCCTCGTCCGTGTGTTTCTCGGTCATGATCTGCTGAGAGTGGTCCCCGCTCGGTTCGTTCGGTGCGTAAGCGACAGGAGCGGCGGCGACGTGTTTGTTATTCACAACATACCCCGTTATGAGATTCATAACGGGACACCTCTGCCCCACTGTCGGCTCCTTTTTGTCGCTGGCCCGTCCGAACACGGTACGATCACGGTTCAGGTGGATTCTGCGCTGCCGTATCCGAAGCCAGCCAATGTGATAAAGTAGCACGCAGTTACTCGACGAGATTCGTTTTATGACTTTTATAACTAAGATCGATACCGTGGTGTTCTGTTTTGTCCATGCGTGGTCGACGAACGGAAACTGACCGCCGCTCTATTCGTCGCCTTCAACCGGGAGGAAAGAGCCGTGAGTGAGTATCGTTACTCCGATCGTCTCACCTCCGACCGACTCGCCGCGCTCGACGTTCCGAACCGGTGTATCGGCGCCGAACAGACACCGAGGTGCGACGCAATGACTGAACTGAGCTGCGACACAAATGACTGACCAACATCAATCCTGTGACTCACCGGAATCCGTCCTCTCCGCACTCGCCGACGACGACTGTCGGGCGATTCTGGTGGCGACCGCCGACGAACCGCGAACCGTTTCGGAGCTAGTGGACTCGTGTGGAATCCCGATGGCGACCGCCTATCGGAAGGTCGACCGTCTCGCCGACATCGACCTCCTCGACGAGCGCATCAGGGTCAAACCGCGGGGACGAAACAGCCGCGAGTACCTGCTCCGAGCCGAGTCGATTCACGTTTCGATCCCCGAACCGCACAGTTCGGCGGTCACGTTCGGCTGTACGATTGCGGCGCGCAAGCCGGCCGACGGCAACCGAGCGAAGATTTCGACGGACGGTGGACAGCTTCTCGACGACGCGAAACCGGACGATCAACAACACCACCTACGGTGTATCTTCGAGCGCGTGACGGGGACGGTCGGGTTTGTCGAAACGCAGGAGCAACTCGTCTCGTCACGATACTTCGATGACGAATGCGATGCGGCACTCTCTGAGTACGTGACTGCCGCCGCCAAGGCCGACGGTCTATCGGATGCGATCACGACCCCGGAGATGAGTACCGACCACGAGTGACGACGTCCAAACCTCGATCGAACATGTTCACGAACACGAAACGGTCCGGGCGCGTCGGGCGGTGTCCGATCTGTGGCGAACCGATCACGTCCACCCAGGTTCTCATCGAATACGAGACCGCGACCGGGATACGGGTCTACGCGGAGTGTCGCAACTGTTCTGACGTCGTCCATCCCGAATAACTCTCGCCGCGTTCATTTCGCGACTGCGCCGCTACCGGTACTGGTGTATCGCGACCCCGAACAGGGCGACGATACTGAGCATTGTCCACGCCGCGGCCGGTGCCATCGCCAGGGGGCCGACGTCGAGTACGCCGCCAGTGACAACGATGCCGACCGCGCTCGCGACGTAGATCGGAACCGCTGACGGTGTGGATTCCGTTCGGGGATCGGTGTTCAGCCCCTCGAGGAACGGTTCGATCTGTGAGATGTCCTGTAACTCGATCGTTCCCCTGCTTTGATCGTATTCGATAACGCCGAGTTCGTCCATCTTCGGGAGGTGACACTGATAAAGGCCGATGTACACCCGCTTTCGCTGACTGGACGTGAGCTGTTTAATCTCGATATCGTTCTCCTTCGCCGCGATGTGTTCTGCAACCGTATCGAGCGTCGCGCTCCCGTCTGTCTGATCTCGCAGATATCTCAAAACGCCCCGTCGCCGTTGATTTCTCAAGAGATCGAAGACGTCATCCAGTGGGAGCTCACCGCCCTCACGTTTGGTGTCTATGAGGTCGTTCAGTTGCTCCCGTGATACCCCATCCCCATTTCGTCCGGTGGTTTCACCACCGGACGATGCATTCCTTGCTGTCCCCATATATGCGGTTACAGCCAACACAGTCCATAGGTAAATATGTGTCCCCTACATACTGAGAAGTGGGAATTAGGGCGCTACTCGCGGAACCGCTATCCCGCGCATAACTACATCCTTACCGACGCAGTTTCGGCGTATGCGCTGTCTGATCGTGTGCGACTGTGGGTGTGAACTGCCGGTGGAGACGGAGACGGCTCGCACAGTCTGTCCGAATTGTCGCGCCAACTATGCGGTGACTGTCACGATGATTCGGGGTTCCGAACGATCCATCCCCGAAAAGTAATCCCCGATCGACGCGTCTCGACATCCGACGGCCGTCGGTGAGCGCAGCGTGATTGCCGATCGATAACCCTCAGTTCTCAGCCAACGATAACGATGGCGTCCGCCTTTGGACGTAGCGACGCACGTCCCCGTATGTACGATACCATTCTTGTCGGCACCGACGGAAGCGCGAACGCGAACCGTGCGATCGTCCACGCGCTCGAGCACGCAGAACAGTACGGAGCGACGCTCCACGGTATCTTCGTCGTCGACACGAGCCGTCTCGACGATCCCGCACTCGGAAGCGGGGCGATCGCAACGAACGACGTCGAGGACATGGGACAGCAGTATCTCGGCGACATCGAACAGCGCGCGACGGACCTCGGAATCCCGTTCGTTGGCCGATGCTGTCACGGTCGGCCGTCCGAGGAGATCGTGCGGTACGCGGACGACATCGACGCCGACGTGATCGTCCTCGGCTATCAGGGGCAGTCACACACGGAAACGAATACGATCGGGAGCGTCACCGACCGCGTCGTACAGAGCGTTGGCCGCCCGGTACTCGTCGTCTGACCGGACTCGTTGTTTCTGTCGATAGTTTTCAGTCGCCGATAACGAGTGTAACACGGATACCCAAGGGGCGCGAACGGTCCTCCATGCAAACGACTCGCAGACAGGTCGTTCGATCCTCGACGGTGGCCCTCGCGGTGGCCGTCTCGCTCGCTGGGTGCAACGGGAACGGAAACGGCAACGGCTCGGACGACACTCCGACACCCGAACCGAGCGGACCGGAAGCGCGCCTCGACACGTATCTCACCGAGAACGACGCGAACCTCTACGACGGAAGCATCGAGGACCTGACCGGACAGGACGAGGTAACTATCCTCGTCGGTGCCGGTGACGATGGACTCGCGTACGATCCGCCCGCGGCGCGAATCGGCGTCGGGACGACGGTGATTTGGGAGTGGACCGGTCGCGGTGGCCGTCACAACGTCAACGGCGACCCCGAGATCGATTCCGACTTCGAATACACCAGCGGCGAGCTCATCGGTGAGGAGGGCCACACGTGGTCGTACACGTTCGAAGATGGCGGCGTCGCGCTCTACTACTGCGACGCACATAGAACGGTGGGGCATCACGGGGCGCTGATCGTCGAGTGACTCGGCGGGCGAGCGTTCCCGAACCGAACCCGTCTCGGCGGTCGTCGATCGCCAACCGCGCCCGCTCGATAGTGTAACATACGGTTTGTGGCGTGTCGCCCGTCGGTCGCGTTACCTCTCCGTCGACCGCCGACCCGTGATCGATTCGATCTCGAGTGCGAACACGGTCG
This genomic window from Natronomonas salsuginis contains:
- a CDS encoding DUF5305 domain-containing protein gives rise to the protein MTEKHTDEGRMRRIRAKQFITDRASGIVVVLVLVGVVSGGIGYYTHANPPVETEQRTVSSWEESTSLTHQATVQRSNPVFDRGETLSDREVYFTQLSPEFTGTHAYAFQANESERLDVELDAMLRYRAVGEGNQTYWQHTTPLNERRYEALEPGETATISASINVSEAATELDRIRSEIGSNTGRAEIAIVYTARVEGSVDGRTVAETHRTQLGVEPSGSTYAVVPSGTGRSPHVTTTEVETEGSYGPLRAYGPFVVLLGSILGAAGLWTLKRREKLSPTAEELTALERHRERSEFGDWISRARVPGHALEGTRIDVESLEDLVDIAIDSNERVIEDPSRELFFVAGERFHYTYAFETPDADDATVAVDQSADSEPQPSRTDADARAESTTDAPPSGVVTGEPDHPT
- a CDS encoding winged helix-turn-helix domain-containing protein; the encoded protein is MTDQHQSCDSPESVLSALADDDCRAILVATADEPRTVSELVDSCGIPMATAYRKVDRLADIDLLDERIRVKPRGRNSREYLLRAESIHVSIPEPHSSAVTFGCTIAARKPADGNRAKISTDGGQLLDDAKPDDQQHHLRCIFERVTGTVGFVETQEQLVSSRYFDDECDAALSEYVTAAAKADGLSDAITTPEMSTDHE
- a CDS encoding DUF7837 family putative zinc-binding protein produces the protein MFTNTKRSGRVGRCPICGEPITSTQVLIEYETATGIRVYAECRNCSDVVHPE
- a CDS encoding DUF7344 domain-containing protein produces the protein MGTARNASSGGETTGRNGDGVSREQLNDLIDTKREGGELPLDDVFDLLRNQRRRGVLRYLRDQTDGSATLDTVAEHIAAKENDIEIKQLTSSQRKRVYIGLYQCHLPKMDELGVIEYDQSRGTIELQDISQIEPFLEGLNTDPRTESTPSAVPIYVASAVGIVVTGGVLDVGPLAMAPAAAWTMLSIVALFGVAIHQYR
- a CDS encoding universal stress protein; this translates as MYDTILVGTDGSANANRAIVHALEHAEQYGATLHGIFVVDTSRLDDPALGSGAIATNDVEDMGQQYLGDIEQRATDLGIPFVGRCCHGRPSEEIVRYADDIDADVIVLGYQGQSHTETNTIGSVTDRVVQSVGRPVLVV
- a CDS encoding halocyanin domain-containing protein, translated to MQTTRRQVVRSSTVALAVAVSLAGCNGNGNGNGSDDTPTPEPSGPEARLDTYLTENDANLYDGSIEDLTGQDEVTILVGAGDDGLAYDPPAARIGVGTTVIWEWTGRGGRHNVNGDPEIDSDFEYTSGELIGEEGHTWSYTFEDGGVALYYCDAHRTVGHHGALIVE